In the genome of Flexistipes sinusarabici DSM 4947, one region contains:
- a CDS encoding transposase produces the protein MISETVENVKGKIRKIVHDLNEHISKPQQKYLLEMIPGCFSTGSLNLTSISGYLSEKTKVKHTLKRLQRNTENYSSLLKISNLYNIHSSYEETIKDERVLISVDEGDLVHDYGKSFELISKVRDGSSKKKRINNGYFLNHAVCYSLSSKRVLPLYLDIHSSISPDFKSANNETIKLLDTIEKKFKDKGIFVMDRGYDAGVILEYLYKKGLSFIIRSVGNRHVTHRGKNVPVSKLCKSVINKRYKKNSFSYGYAKCYYKGRPMTVISAKGAEKDNYVYLLCEGHIRKSKEAFFRVKSYFKRWKVEESFRFMKQQLGIERCLVRKFDSIKTMLGIASFCWNLLSRIESDRLLAVELERMSRREKYNTKNRTVCTFMHYRISDGIRNMLLSYNKRLFRFRDKKYKSDIVYYMKIPYYLEKHREREIIDGIPVVRRKKSLLVA, from the coding sequence ATGATAAGTGAAACCGTGGAAAATGTGAAGGGAAAAATTAGAAAAATTGTGCACGATCTCAACGAACATATTTCAAAGCCTCAGCAAAAATATTTACTGGAAATGATTCCGGGATGTTTTTCAACAGGCAGCTTAAATCTTACATCCATATCGGGCTATCTGAGTGAAAAGACCAAAGTAAAACATACGCTAAAAAGGCTGCAAAGGAATACAGAGAACTATTCGTCCCTGCTTAAAATTTCAAATTTATATAATATTCACAGCAGTTATGAAGAAACGATAAAAGATGAGAGAGTACTAATATCAGTGGATGAGGGAGATCTGGTTCATGATTATGGCAAGTCATTTGAACTCATATCGAAGGTTCGTGACGGCAGCAGCAAAAAGAAACGGATAAATAATGGTTATTTTCTGAATCATGCAGTTTGTTACAGTCTTTCCAGCAAAAGAGTGTTACCGCTTTATCTTGATATTCACAGTAGCATTTCCCCTGATTTCAAGAGTGCCAACAATGAGACAATAAAATTATTGGATACAATAGAGAAAAAATTCAAAGATAAGGGTATTTTTGTAATGGACAGGGGCTATGATGCTGGAGTTATACTGGAATATCTTTATAAAAAGGGTCTGAGTTTTATAATAAGAAGCGTTGGTAACCGTCATGTAACTCACAGAGGCAAGAACGTACCGGTTTCCAAGTTGTGCAAATCTGTCATAAACAAACGTTACAAAAAGAATAGTTTTTCTTATGGTTATGCGAAATGTTATTATAAGGGGCGTCCTATGACGGTAATAAGTGCTAAGGGGGCAGAAAAGGATAATTATGTCTATCTTCTTTGCGAGGGTCATATAAGAAAGAGCAAGGAAGCCTTTTTCCGGGTGAAGAGTTATTTCAAAAGATGGAAGGTAGAAGAGAGTTTCAGATTTATGAAGCAGCAGTTGGGCATAGAGAGATGTCTTGTGAGGAAATTTGATTCTATAAAGACAATGCTTGGTATAGCTTCTTTTTGCTGGAATTTATTATCCCGGATAGAATCAGACAGATTGTTAGCGGTGGAACTTGAGAGAATGTCGAGACGTGAGAAATATAACACAAAGAATAGGACAGTGTGCACATTTATGCATTACAGGATATCAGACGGTATCAGGAATATGTTATTGTCTTATAATAAGAGGCTTTTTAGATTTAGAGATAAAAAATATAAATCAGATATAGTGTATTATATGAAGATACCGTATTATTTAGAAAAACATAGGGAAAGAGAAATTATAGATGGTATTCCTGTTGTCAGAAGGAAAAAAAGTTTACTCGTGGCATAA
- the bioA gene encoding adenosylmethionine--8-amino-7-oxononanoate transaminase, with protein sequence MEFEDLIKNDKKLLQHPYDSSISPSDTFPIKRAEGEFLYLYDNKPLIDGMSSWWCVIHGYNNNFINDALKKQIERMSHIMFGGLTHEPAVNLAENLNEIIKGRFDKFFYCDSGSVAVEVAVKMAFQYQMGKGNKKRNKILSFKGAYHGDTFMAMSLCDPVNSMHKDFGGVLHNNIFAPRPKSDFFEKYNNDHLETAALLEENAENIAAVIIEPVVQGAGGMWFYHPEFLNKIKSLCDYYDILLIFDEIATGFGRTGKMFAFEYSNITPDIICLGKAITGGYMSFAAVGTTKNIMDRVCSPKGPGAFMHGPTFMANPLACECANASIRLLKQMELSKTLSGIQKIISNYFSEASEFPFVKDVRILGGIGVIETFEDVNIKTLTDKFIKRGVWVRPFKNLVYIMPPYIISEKSLKKLCKSVLDGLWEDFSKK encoded by the coding sequence ATGGAATTTGAAGATCTGATAAAAAATGACAAAAAGCTATTGCAGCATCCTTACGATTCATCCATTAGCCCTTCAGACACATTTCCCATAAAGAGAGCAGAGGGTGAATTCCTGTACCTTTATGATAACAAACCCCTTATTGATGGAATGTCATCATGGTGGTGCGTTATTCACGGATACAACAACAATTTTATAAATGACGCTTTAAAAAAGCAGATTGAACGAATGTCCCACATTATGTTCGGTGGTCTTACTCACGAGCCTGCGGTTAATCTGGCTGAAAATCTTAATGAAATCATTAAAGGCCGTTTCGATAAGTTCTTTTATTGCGATTCCGGTTCTGTTGCTGTTGAAGTTGCAGTGAAAATGGCATTTCAATACCAAATGGGCAAAGGGAACAAAAAAAGAAACAAAATATTGTCTTTTAAAGGTGCTTACCATGGAGATACGTTCATGGCGATGTCTCTTTGTGACCCGGTAAATAGTATGCACAAAGACTTTGGCGGTGTCCTTCATAATAATATTTTTGCACCGAGACCAAAATCAGATTTTTTTGAAAAGTATAATAACGATCATTTGGAAACCGCCGCTTTGTTGGAAGAAAATGCTGAAAATATTGCGGCAGTCATAATAGAACCTGTTGTGCAGGGTGCCGGCGGTATGTGGTTTTACCATCCGGAATTTTTAAATAAAATCAAAAGTCTGTGTGATTATTACGATATCCTTTTGATATTTGATGAGATTGCTACCGGCTTTGGAAGAACCGGCAAAATGTTTGCCTTTGAATATTCGAATATTACTCCCGATATAATTTGTCTTGGAAAAGCAATTACAGGGGGTTATATGAGCTTTGCTGCAGTTGGCACTACTAAGAATATAATGGACAGAGTGTGCAGTCCGAAAGGTCCCGGTGCATTTATGCACGGGCCTACATTTATGGCTAATCCACTTGCCTGTGAGTGTGCCAATGCCAGTATTCGTTTGCTGAAACAAATGGAGCTTTCAAAAACATTATCCGGTATTCAGAAAATAATTTCGAATTATTTCTCAGAAGCCTCCGAATTTCCATTTGTAAAGGATGTGCGTATTTTAGGTGGAATCGGAGTTATTGAGACCTTTGAAGATGTAAACATAAAAACATTAACAGATAAATTTATCAAAAGAGGGGTGTGGGTGAGACCGTTTAAAAATCTTGTCTACATTATGCCTCCTTACATTATCTCTGAGAAATCATTAAAAAAGTTGTGCAAATCAGTTCTGGACGGATTATGGGAAGATTTTTCGAAAAAATAA
- the bioD gene encoding dethiobiotin synthase — protein sequence MGRFFEKIINSSDGFFITATGTSVGKTYISALLLKYTGGLYLKPVQTGTKDSDTVKKLSKLNKYHFSEEIYHFSNAVAPNIAAERNNDVIEIDKIALPNLNEHKFLIIEGAGGIYAPLSNNYFMIDLIKKFSLPAIIVAEDILGTLNHTIMTYKALTQNRCKVAFIVLNKYSPESYNFRCLSEIIKIPVLRVPYYKNFPGIHKIREIINESI from the coding sequence ATGGGAAGATTTTTCGAAAAAATAATAAATTCCTCAGATGGATTTTTCATAACAGCTACCGGAACAAGTGTTGGCAAAACATATATTTCCGCACTTCTTTTGAAATATACCGGAGGCTTATATTTAAAGCCGGTTCAGACCGGAACAAAAGACAGCGATACTGTAAAAAAGTTGTCAAAATTAAACAAATACCATTTTTCTGAAGAGATTTACCACTTTTCTAATGCTGTAGCACCCAACATAGCTGCAGAAAGGAATAATGATGTAATAGAAATAGATAAAATTGCTCTACCGAATTTAAATGAACATAAATTTTTAATAATAGAAGGTGCCGGTGGTATATACGCACCATTATCCAATAACTATTTTATGATCGATCTTATAAAAAAATTTTCTCTTCCTGCTATTATAGTTGCAGAAGATATTCTCGGTACACTGAACCATACTATCATGACTTATAAAGCATTAACACAAAACAGGTGCAAAGTTGCATTTATTGTACTTAATAAATATTCCCCAGAAAGTTATAACTTCAGATGTTTAAGTGAAATCATAAAGATACCTGTACTAAGGGTTCCGTATTACAAAAACTTTCCGGGCATACATAAAATAAGGGAGATAATAAATGAATCAATTTGA
- the bioB gene encoding biotin synthase BioB: MNQFELLADKILKNKTPKDEELLSILETDDLEDLLKVSVKIRKHFFGNTVHLCSILNTKSGMCGEDCKFCAQSKHYNVDIVKHPFVKEEKINDFIDKNENTNLHRLCFVTSGKKLVRKEVNKLSELIRDSFTSKKFCASVGVLSEEELKILKEAGVSRYHHNLETSRSFYDKICTTHSYNERVKTVKKAKEIGFSVCCGGIFGMGESDEDILELASTLKELDVDSIPINFLNSIKGTPFEKYNFLTPEKCLKIIVFFRFYFPDKEVLVCAGRIENIKHLHEKVFDAGASGIMTGDYLTRKGRTYRQDLQMIEKIGYSVL; encoded by the coding sequence ATGAATCAATTTGAGTTGCTGGCGGATAAAATTTTAAAAAATAAAACTCCTAAAGATGAAGAATTACTATCAATTTTGGAAACGGATGATTTAGAGGATTTATTAAAAGTTTCGGTTAAAATTAGAAAACATTTTTTCGGCAATACAGTACATCTTTGCAGTATTCTAAATACCAAATCCGGCATGTGTGGTGAAGACTGCAAATTTTGCGCTCAATCTAAGCATTATAACGTTGATATTGTAAAACATCCTTTTGTGAAGGAAGAGAAAATTAATGACTTTATTGATAAAAATGAAAACACGAATCTTCACAGGCTTTGTTTTGTTACTTCCGGCAAAAAACTTGTTAGAAAAGAAGTAAACAAACTGTCTGAGCTTATAAGAGATAGCTTCACAAGTAAAAAATTTTGTGCTTCAGTGGGGGTTCTAAGTGAAGAGGAGCTGAAGATTTTAAAAGAAGCAGGTGTCTCAAGATACCATCACAATCTGGAAACTTCCAGAAGCTTTTACGATAAAATATGTACAACCCATAGTTATAATGAAAGAGTGAAAACTGTTAAAAAAGCCAAAGAAATAGGTTTCAGTGTTTGCTGTGGAGGGATTTTCGGAATGGGAGAATCTGATGAAGATATTCTGGAACTTGCATCTACTCTTAAAGAGCTTGATGTAGACTCGATACCTATTAACTTTCTTAATTCTATAAAAGGAACACCTTTTGAAAAGTATAATTTTCTCACGCCAGAAAAATGTCTGAAGATCATAGTTTTTTTCAGATTTTACTTCCCTGATAAAGAGGTTCTTGTTTGTGCCGGAAGAATTGAAAACATAAAGCATTTACATGAAAAAGTTTTTGACGCCGGTGCCAGCGGAATTATGACAGGGGATTATCTCACAAGAAAAGGAAGAACTTATAGACAAGATTTACAAATGATAGAAAAGATAGGTTATTCGGTATTATGA
- a CDS encoding aminotransferase class I/II-fold pyridoxal phosphate-dependent enzyme codes for MTVYSQISDELKQIKSNGLYRKIPAIAKTANKFIEINGSVKLNCASNDYLGLSHNSQVKEASIKAIETYGNSSGSSRVVCGNYDLFDKLEQEMAKFKNCESCLVVNTGFMANLLIISTLACPDSIIFTDKLNHASIYDGIKLSGAKMLRYKHNDIDHLKILLKKYAEHSKKILVTDTLFSMDGDKAKLKELSDLKYKYNFLLMVDEAHATGIFGKGKGLVHEEGVERDIDINMGTFSKALGGFGAYVCADKTIIEYLVNKGRGLIFTTSLPPAVIGGNLKSLEIVSQQHEKYGKKLLDHCSIFKDLLTKENIDCGETESQIFPIVFKNNNSVMEAQRRLLKSGIYAALARRPSVPTPRLRISLRADFTKEDLVKIVRCLKQII; via the coding sequence ATGACAGTGTATTCTCAAATTTCAGATGAACTGAAACAGATAAAATCGAATGGGCTTTACAGAAAGATACCAGCTATTGCTAAAACAGCTAACAAATTTATTGAGATCAATGGCAGTGTAAAACTTAATTGTGCCAGCAATGACTATCTGGGGCTTTCGCACAACAGTCAGGTAAAAGAAGCCTCTATAAAAGCTATAGAAACATATGGCAACTCATCTGGAAGTTCCAGGGTAGTGTGCGGCAATTATGACTTATTCGATAAGCTTGAGCAGGAAATGGCAAAATTTAAGAATTGTGAGTCCTGCCTTGTTGTCAATACCGGATTCATGGCTAATCTGCTGATAATTAGCACTCTGGCCTGTCCTGACAGTATTATATTTACAGATAAGTTAAACCACGCGAGCATATATGACGGAATTAAATTAAGCGGAGCCAAAATGCTGAGGTACAAGCACAATGATATTGACCATTTAAAAATATTGCTCAAAAAATATGCAGAACACTCGAAAAAAATTTTAGTAACCGATACATTATTCAGCATGGACGGAGATAAAGCAAAACTTAAAGAATTATCAGATTTGAAATACAAATATAACTTTCTATTGATGGTCGATGAAGCTCATGCTACCGGCATATTCGGTAAAGGCAAAGGTCTGGTTCATGAAGAAGGAGTTGAAAGGGATATCGATATAAATATGGGGACTTTCAGCAAGGCACTGGGAGGTTTTGGTGCTTATGTCTGTGCTGATAAAACGATTATTGAATATCTTGTCAATAAAGGTAGAGGTTTGATTTTTACCACATCTCTGCCACCTGCTGTAATCGGTGGAAATTTAAAATCTTTAGAAATTGTAAGTCAACAACATGAAAAATACGGAAAAAAATTATTAGATCACTGCAGTATTTTTAAAGATCTTCTGACAAAGGAGAATATTGATTGTGGAGAAACCGAAAGCCAAATATTTCCTATTGTTTTTAAAAATAACAACTCAGTTATGGAAGCACAAAGAAGACTCTTAAAATCAGGCATATATGCAGCACTTGCCAGAAGACCTTCTGTGCCCACTCCAAGGTTGAGAATCAGTTTAAGAGCAGATTTTACAAAGGAGGATCTTGTTAAAATAGTAAGATGTCTGAAACAAATAATTTAA
- a CDS encoding methyltransferase domain-containing protein yields the protein MSMLTNNFDKRAKHYKKYARIQKIAAENLVNILKDSGEKDLKGTLELGAGSGIFTDLIKTNFDYENIFCVDLACNFLKLNRESEKVQCNILKLPFKKQSFSTVLSSSVVQWINNFDELLKEINYVGKNNFRAAFSIFLKGTFYEMDKVSKMTGFGNVLKMKESSYYLENFYKNGFVVDFFYEEKYTHFFDSVRDFLNNHKHTGATIKAKRTVNKGDYNSFIKYYESLFSLKNKIPASYNVGYFVVSKAS from the coding sequence ATGAGTATGTTGACAAATAATTTTGATAAAAGGGCAAAACACTACAAAAAATATGCCCGTATCCAGAAAATTGCAGCCGAAAATCTTGTGAACATATTAAAAGATTCAGGAGAAAAAGATTTAAAAGGAACGCTGGAACTGGGTGCCGGCAGCGGTATTTTTACTGATCTTATAAAAACTAATTTTGACTATGAAAATATATTCTGCGTCGATCTTGCCTGTAATTTTCTGAAGCTCAACAGAGAATCAGAAAAAGTACAGTGCAATATATTAAAACTTCCATTCAAAAAACAATCATTTAGCACTGTACTCTCGTCTTCGGTTGTCCAGTGGATCAATAATTTTGATGAGCTTTTAAAAGAGATAAATTATGTCGGCAAAAACAATTTCAGAGCAGCATTCAGTATTTTCCTGAAAGGTACTTTTTATGAAATGGATAAGGTAAGCAAGATGACAGGGTTCGGTAATGTTTTAAAGATGAAAGAAAGTAGTTATTATCTTGAAAATTTTTATAAAAATGGTTTCGTTGTGGATTTTTTTTATGAAGAAAAGTACACCCACTTTTTTGATTCCGTCAGAGATTTTTTAAACAATCACAAGCACACAGGGGCAACGATCAAAGCGAAAAGAACTGTAAACAAAGGTGACTACAACTCATTTATAAAATATTATGAGAGCCTTTTTTCATTAAAAAACAAAATCCCTGCTTCTTATAATGTGGGTTATTTTGTAGTGAGCAAAGCTTCATAA